One part of the Symbiobacterium terraclitae genome encodes these proteins:
- a CDS encoding glycoside hydrolase family 31 protein encodes MLPVGSLLDYDFAAGTLTLRTAGAQLSLRFLAPDLLRITLLPEGRQMRPSVAVLPRQWDDVQVRLDEGEEALRLATPAMTVEVGRDPVRLRFYDRDGRLLAGEASLAWGEGAVAWEQAAPPEVRYYGFGQKPGFLDRRGRAMTHWATDESLHTPDHDVLYQAIPFHIAMQGSRAHGLFVDSTARVRYDVAKERADRLRILADDDYLDAYLFAGPAIKDVLVRYTELTGRMELPPLWALGYHQCRYTYFPEARVREVAAELRRREIPCDAVWLDIDYMDGYRVFTWDRERFPDPKQMVADLREQGFRTVTIVDPGVKVDARYPVFREGVAGNHFICHADGELCIDNVWPGRSAFPDFTRAATRRWWGDLHREFVNDLGIAGIWNDMNEPAVFNERKTLPPTAVQGEDGARVGHDRVHNAYGLLMAQATHEGLRRLQPDRRPFLLTRSGYAGIQRYAAVWMGDNHSWWEHLLTTVPILLGMGLSGVPFVGTDIGGFQGDCDGELFARWVQLGAFLPFCRNHAAMGTVDQEPWAFGPEVEEIARRYIQLRYRLLPFLYNEFYKSSQTGLPVMRPLLLEYPDDPETANLSDQFLLGEDLLVCPVYQPGATARMVYLPAGEWVDFWTGARHRGPARIVAEAPLERMPLYVRAGAILPMGPVRQWTDQPAPAELTLQVYAGADGALDLYEDEGEGYAYRDGGYAITPVRLSGTRLRIGAPEGGYRPTRDRLVVRFFAPGRVVVAERDGRPVTFRTAADGAAEVVLTEGTTDACELSFRVEG; translated from the coding sequence TGCTCGACTACGACTTTGCGGCCGGTACCCTCACGCTCCGGACGGCGGGTGCGCAGCTGAGCCTGCGCTTCCTCGCCCCCGACCTGCTGCGGATCACGCTGCTCCCCGAGGGCAGGCAGATGCGGCCGTCGGTGGCGGTGCTGCCCCGGCAGTGGGACGACGTCCAGGTGCGGCTGGACGAAGGGGAGGAGGCCCTGCGCCTCGCCACCCCCGCCATGACCGTGGAGGTCGGCCGCGACCCCGTCCGCCTGCGCTTCTACGACCGTGACGGCCGGCTCCTGGCGGGCGAGGCGAGCCTCGCCTGGGGCGAGGGTGCCGTGGCCTGGGAGCAGGCCGCGCCGCCCGAGGTCCGTTACTACGGCTTCGGCCAGAAGCCGGGCTTCCTGGACCGGCGCGGCCGGGCGATGACGCACTGGGCCACCGACGAGTCGCTGCATACGCCCGACCACGACGTGCTCTACCAGGCGATTCCCTTCCATATTGCCATGCAGGGCAGCCGGGCCCACGGCCTCTTCGTGGACAGCACCGCCCGGGTGCGCTACGACGTGGCGAAGGAGCGGGCGGACCGCCTCCGCATCCTGGCCGACGACGACTACCTCGACGCGTACCTCTTCGCCGGCCCGGCCATCAAGGACGTGCTGGTCCGCTACACCGAGCTCACCGGCCGGATGGAGCTGCCGCCCCTGTGGGCGCTGGGCTACCACCAGTGCCGCTACACCTACTTCCCCGAGGCCCGGGTCCGGGAGGTGGCGGCGGAGCTGCGCCGCCGGGAGATCCCGTGCGACGCCGTCTGGCTGGACATCGACTACATGGACGGCTACCGCGTCTTCACCTGGGACCGGGAGCGGTTCCCCGACCCGAAGCAGATGGTGGCGGACCTCAGGGAACAGGGCTTCCGCACCGTCACCATCGTCGACCCCGGCGTGAAGGTGGACGCCCGCTACCCCGTCTTCCGGGAGGGCGTGGCCGGGAACCACTTCATCTGCCACGCCGACGGCGAGCTCTGCATCGACAACGTCTGGCCCGGCCGCTCGGCCTTCCCGGACTTCACCCGGGCCGCCACCCGCCGCTGGTGGGGCGACCTGCACCGGGAGTTCGTCAACGACCTGGGCATCGCCGGCATCTGGAACGACATGAACGAGCCAGCCGTCTTCAACGAACGCAAGACCCTGCCCCCCACGGCCGTCCAGGGCGAGGACGGGGCCAGGGTCGGCCACGACCGGGTGCACAACGCCTACGGCTTGCTGATGGCCCAGGCCACCCATGAGGGGCTCCGGCGCCTGCAGCCCGACCGCCGGCCCTTCCTGCTCACCCGGTCCGGCTACGCCGGCATCCAGCGCTACGCGGCGGTCTGGATGGGCGACAACCACAGCTGGTGGGAGCACCTGCTCACCACCGTCCCGATCCTGCTCGGGATGGGCCTCTCCGGTGTCCCCTTTGTGGGCACCGACATCGGCGGCTTCCAGGGCGACTGCGACGGCGAGCTCTTCGCCCGCTGGGTCCAGCTCGGCGCCTTCCTGCCCTTCTGCCGCAACCACGCCGCCATGGGCACGGTGGACCAGGAGCCCTGGGCCTTCGGCCCGGAGGTGGAGGAGATCGCCCGCCGGTACATCCAGCTGCGCTACCGGCTGCTGCCCTTCCTGTACAACGAGTTCTACAAGTCCAGCCAGACCGGGCTGCCGGTGATGCGCCCGCTGCTCCTGGAGTACCCCGACGACCCGGAGACCGCCAACCTCTCCGACCAGTTCCTCCTCGGCGAGGACCTCCTGGTCTGCCCGGTCTACCAGCCCGGCGCCACGGCCCGGATGGTCTACCTGCCGGCCGGGGAGTGGGTCGACTTCTGGACCGGCGCCCGGCACAGGGGTCCCGCCCGCATCGTGGCCGAGGCCCCGCTGGAGCGGATGCCGCTCTACGTGCGGGCCGGGGCGATCCTCCCCATGGGACCGGTCCGGCAGTGGACCGACCAGCCCGCACCGGCGGAGCTGACCCTGCAGGTCTACGCCGGTGCCGACGGCGCCCTGGACCTCTACGAGGACGAGGGCGAGGGCTACGCCTACCGGGACGGCGGGTACGCCATCACCCCGGTGCGGCTCTCCGGCACACGGCTGCGCATCGGCGCCCCGGAGGGCGGCTACCGCCCCACCCGGGACCGGCTGGTGGTCCGGTTCTTCGCCCCGGGCCGCGTGGTGGTCGCCGAGCGGGACGGCCGGCCTGTCACCTTCCGCACGGCCGCCGATGGCGCCGCGGAGGTGGTCCTCACCGAGGGGACCACGGATGCGTGCGAACTGTCCTTCCGGGTCGAGGGCTGA
- a CDS encoding maltose ABC transporter substrate-binding protein: MRTKKWLAGALSVLMLSLALAGCGSAKSPTSEPQNQGGTQQGSSTNTPAKTPVELTVWSHLTSPEVQEVQKVADEWAAKTGNKVTVLEDQTGFQEYAAAATAGQGPDIMYGLPHDNLGPFWKAGLLEPVPDGVIDESNYEKVTLDAVSYEGKKFAVPISYEAVALFYNKALVSEPPTEWDEFLALAQEKGFMYKIKDFYFTYGFIAGNGGYVFKDKGNGNLDPTDVGFASEGGIAGLQLLSDFVNKYKLMPSDVDDNMAKAEFQAGNVAFYLSGSWDVKGFEDAGVDFGIAPMPKMPNGQPFSPFVGVQAAFVNADSKHKAEAWDLIKYLQENVPERLLAVGNRIPAQKSMASALQTNPYLAGFAESAKVGHPMPNIPEMASVWAPAASMIELVVMQQATPEQAAQQAVQAINEAVAAQR; this comes from the coding sequence ATGCGCACCAAGAAGTGGCTTGCTGGCGCCCTCTCGGTCCTGATGCTCTCCCTGGCCCTTGCAGGCTGCGGATCCGCCAAGTCCCCGACGTCCGAACCCCAGAACCAGGGCGGCACCCAGCAGGGGTCGTCCACCAACACTCCCGCAAAGACCCCGGTGGAGCTGACCGTCTGGTCGCACCTCACCTCGCCTGAGGTCCAGGAGGTGCAGAAGGTGGCCGACGAGTGGGCGGCGAAGACCGGCAACAAGGTGACGGTCCTGGAGGACCAGACCGGCTTCCAGGAGTACGCCGCCGCCGCGACGGCCGGTCAGGGCCCCGACATCATGTACGGCCTGCCCCACGACAACCTGGGCCCCTTCTGGAAGGCCGGCCTGCTTGAGCCCGTGCCCGATGGCGTGATCGACGAGAGCAACTACGAGAAGGTCACCCTCGACGCCGTCTCCTACGAGGGCAAGAAGTTCGCAGTGCCCATCTCGTACGAGGCCGTGGCGCTCTTCTACAACAAGGCGCTGGTGAGCGAGCCCCCGACCGAGTGGGACGAGTTCCTCGCCCTGGCCCAGGAGAAGGGCTTCATGTACAAGATCAAGGACTTCTACTTCACCTACGGCTTCATCGCCGGCAACGGTGGGTACGTCTTCAAGGACAAGGGCAACGGCAACCTCGACCCGACCGACGTGGGCTTCGCCAGCGAGGGCGGCATCGCCGGCCTGCAGCTGCTCAGCGACTTCGTCAACAAGTACAAGCTGATGCCCAGCGACGTGGACGACAACATGGCCAAGGCCGAGTTCCAGGCCGGCAATGTCGCCTTCTACCTCTCCGGCTCCTGGGACGTGAAGGGCTTTGAGGACGCCGGCGTCGACTTCGGCATCGCTCCGATGCCCAAGATGCCCAACGGGCAGCCGTTCAGCCCGTTCGTCGGTGTGCAGGCCGCCTTCGTCAACGCCGACTCCAAGCACAAGGCCGAGGCCTGGGACCTGATCAAGTACCTGCAGGAGAACGTGCCCGAGCGGCTCCTGGCGGTGGGCAACCGCATCCCGGCCCAGAAGTCCATGGCCTCCGCCCTGCAGACCAACCCCTACCTGGCCGGCTTCGCCGAGAGCGCCAAGGTGGGCCATCCGATGCCCAACATCCCCGAGATGGCCTCCGTCTGGGCGCCCGCGGCCAGCATGATCGAGCTCGTCGTCATGCAGCAGGCCACCCCGGAGCAGGCCGCACAGCAGGCTGTGCAGGCCATCAACGAGGCGGTCGCTGCCCAGCGGTAG
- a CDS encoding carbohydrate ABC transporter permease — protein MVTLRRRLAPYAYLSPAMITILIMTIFPMLFTIYLAFTDANLYTFRTGPKFTGLANFVDIFTGSFSKAFFPVLGWNIAYALFSVLTQFSFGLFLAILLNNPHMRESNLYRAILIVPWAIPGTLAVLAWKGLLNTSSGAINVALGALFGLDPIPWLQDPHLARVSVLLVNLWLGFPWFMTVCLGALQSIDTGLYEAAEIDGASLWQQFRSITFPLLTRMTVPLMISSFAHNFNNFGTAFLMTDGGPVRLAAFQAGYTDILVSVGYKLTVQQYRYGLSAALSLVLFVIVAVISLINMKVTGAFAEED, from the coding sequence ATGGTAACACTCCGTCGCCGGCTGGCCCCGTACGCCTACCTGTCGCCGGCCATGATCACGATCCTGATCATGACCATCTTCCCGATGCTCTTCACCATCTACCTCGCCTTTACCGACGCCAACCTCTACACCTTCCGGACCGGGCCCAAGTTCACGGGCCTCGCCAACTTTGTCGACATCTTCACGGGCTCCTTCTCCAAGGCCTTCTTCCCCGTGCTCGGCTGGAACATCGCCTACGCGCTCTTCAGCGTGCTGACCCAGTTCAGCTTCGGCCTCTTCCTGGCCATCCTGCTCAACAACCCGCACATGCGGGAGTCCAACCTCTACCGGGCGATCCTCATCGTCCCCTGGGCCATCCCCGGCACCCTGGCCGTCCTGGCCTGGAAGGGACTGCTCAACACCAGCTCCGGCGCGATCAACGTAGCCCTGGGTGCGCTGTTCGGGCTGGACCCGATCCCCTGGCTGCAGGATCCGCACCTGGCCCGGGTCTCGGTGCTGCTGGTCAACCTCTGGCTGGGCTTCCCCTGGTTCATGACGGTCTGCCTGGGCGCCCTGCAGTCGATCGACACCGGCCTCTACGAGGCGGCGGAGATCGACGGCGCCAGCCTGTGGCAGCAGTTCCGGTCCATCACGTTCCCGCTCCTGACCCGCATGACCGTCCCGCTGATGATCAGCTCCTTCGCCCACAACTTCAACAACTTCGGTACGGCCTTCCTGATGACCGACGGCGGACCGGTGCGCCTCGCCGCCTTCCAGGCCGGCTACACCGACATCCTGGTCTCGGTGGGCTACAAGCTGACGGTGCAGCAGTACCGCTACGGCCTGTCGGCAGCGCTCTCGCTGGTGCTCTTCGTCATCGTCGCCGTCATCAGCCTGATCAACATGAAGGTCACCGGGGCCTTTGCGGAGGAGGACTGA
- a CDS encoding sugar ABC transporter permease, with protein sequence MARTRKKLRPYERAQLWVSRVILWAIILAVLFPLFSVVASSFQKGDAFAVKRLLPDPKLFTLDNYRELFSETSRFPIWLRNTLLMGTGVGVLQVAVTLTASYAFSRLKFWGRKNGIRTLMIIQMMPSMVSLAAVQYVLFKLNLANLWGFLLSSMGASAWSIWLLKGYIDGIPRDLDEAAKVDGCSDWQVFRLIVLPLSVPMLAVLFLFSFIGVFSEYVMSSALLKNPDHWLMAQGLRSFSANAYSTAWGKLSAAVVVTAFPLAGVWMLAQNLVQAGLTRGAVKG encoded by the coding sequence ATGGCGCGCACACGGAAGAAGCTCCGCCCGTACGAGCGGGCGCAGCTCTGGGTCTCTCGGGTCATCCTCTGGGCGATCATCCTCGCCGTGCTCTTCCCGCTCTTCTCGGTGGTCGCCTCCTCCTTCCAGAAGGGCGACGCCTTCGCCGTGAAGCGGCTGTTGCCCGACCCGAAGCTCTTCACCCTCGACAATTATCGCGAGCTCTTCTCCGAGACGAGCCGCTTTCCGATCTGGCTCAGGAACACCCTCCTGATGGGCACCGGCGTCGGGGTGCTCCAGGTAGCGGTGACTCTCACGGCCTCCTACGCCTTCAGCCGCCTCAAGTTCTGGGGGCGGAAGAACGGCATCCGCACCCTGATGATCATTCAGATGATGCCGAGCATGGTCTCGCTGGCTGCGGTGCAGTACGTGCTGTTCAAGCTGAACCTGGCCAACCTCTGGGGCTTCCTGCTCTCCTCGATGGGCGCCAGCGCCTGGTCGATCTGGCTCCTGAAGGGCTACATCGACGGCATCCCCCGCGACCTGGACGAGGCGGCCAAGGTGGACGGCTGCAGCGACTGGCAGGTCTTCCGGCTGATCGTGCTGCCGCTCTCGGTGCCGATGCTGGCCGTGCTCTTCCTGTTCAGCTTCATCGGCGTCTTCAGCGAGTACGTGATGTCCAGCGCCCTCTTGAAGAACCCCGACCACTGGCTGATGGCCCAGGGCCTCCGGTCCTTCTCGGCCAACGCCTACTCCACGGCCTGGGGCAAGCTCTCCGCCGCCGTGGTGGTCACGGCGTTCCCGCTGGCCGGGGTCTGGATGCTGGCGCAGAACCTGGTGCAGGCGGGCCTGACCCGCGGCGCCGTCAAGGGATAG
- a CDS encoding glycoside hydrolase family 13 protein has product MQLAALQHRCTVPFAYPVGDGHLRVILKAADGDLAAAECIFGDRYAWPPSEDAPLPLARLGGDGVHEYWGATLPAPQRRVRYRFRLEGRDGTVVWLAESGLHDAPPDGGFFQYAYIHRADRFRQPDWLREAVFYQIFPDRFCNGDPANDPPGTGPWGERPTPRYLAGGDLAGIRARLDYLADLGVGCIYTTPVFRSPSNHKYDTADYYQVDPAFGTNGELVGLVAAAHERGIRFLLDAVFNHSGALWPPFQDVLARGADSPYRDWFYDLRSFPVDPEACNYETFANHVPTMPKLDTGNRDVAAYLLEVAEHWLREAGVDGWRLDVANEVDHRFWRAFRDRVKGVNPEVFILGEVWHDALDWLGGDQFDSVMDYPWRDATLAWLTGRIDARDYDRWLTRLRFRYTAEAARGLVRLLSTHDTPRVRTVVGSRERAAQAAVLLLTCEGVPMIFYGDEVGLEGGDDPDCRRCYPWNDEEPRDLGLLSLYRRLGRIRRALPWLNDGAWQTVLAEGDLLAYLRLPTPLHAPERPAGEEGLLVVLNGGTDSVELALPPGDWVDLLAGEMQTGRLEGAGQRAAAKAIRRKNGGKSGQVTLQVSHRARGRAPGRAARHAAEQLSDHVALQAPGRALGTVTLRLPPLGLAVLAPAWMEGVVKG; this is encoded by the coding sequence ATGCAACTGGCTGCACTGCAGCACCGCTGCACGGTCCCGTTCGCCTATCCGGTGGGCGACGGCCACCTGCGCGTGATCCTGAAGGCGGCCGACGGCGACCTGGCCGCGGCCGAGTGCATCTTCGGCGACCGGTACGCCTGGCCGCCGTCCGAGGACGCCCCCCTGCCCCTGGCACGGCTGGGGGGCGATGGTGTGCACGAGTACTGGGGCGCCACGCTGCCGGCCCCGCAGCGGCGGGTGCGTTACCGCTTCCGCCTGGAGGGGCGGGACGGCACCGTGGTCTGGCTGGCCGAGTCCGGCCTGCACGACGCCCCGCCCGACGGCGGCTTCTTCCAGTACGCCTATATCCACCGGGCCGATCGCTTCCGCCAGCCCGACTGGCTGCGGGAGGCCGTCTTCTACCAGATCTTCCCCGACCGCTTCTGCAACGGCGACCCCGCCAACGACCCGCCGGGTACGGGGCCCTGGGGCGAGCGCCCCACCCCCCGGTACCTGGCCGGCGGCGATCTGGCGGGCATCCGGGCGCGCCTGGACTACCTGGCGGACCTGGGGGTCGGCTGCATCTACACGACGCCAGTCTTCCGCTCGCCGTCCAACCACAAGTACGACACCGCCGACTACTACCAGGTCGACCCGGCCTTCGGCACCAACGGGGAGCTGGTCGGCCTCGTGGCGGCGGCCCACGAGCGGGGCATCCGGTTCCTGCTGGACGCCGTCTTCAACCACAGCGGGGCCCTGTGGCCGCCGTTCCAGGACGTCCTCGCCCGAGGGGCCGACTCGCCCTACCGGGACTGGTTCTACGACCTGCGGTCCTTCCCCGTGGACCCCGAGGCCTGCAACTACGAGACCTTCGCCAACCACGTGCCCACCATGCCCAAGCTGGACACCGGCAACCGCGACGTGGCCGCCTACCTGCTGGAGGTGGCCGAGCACTGGCTGCGAGAGGCCGGGGTCGACGGCTGGCGGCTGGACGTGGCCAACGAGGTGGACCACCGCTTCTGGCGCGCCTTCCGCGACCGGGTGAAGGGCGTGAACCCGGAGGTGTTCATCCTGGGTGAGGTCTGGCACGACGCCCTGGACTGGCTGGGCGGCGACCAGTTCGACTCGGTGATGGACTACCCCTGGCGGGACGCGACGCTGGCCTGGCTTACCGGCCGCATCGACGCCCGGGACTACGACCGGTGGCTCACCCGGCTCCGCTTCCGGTACACTGCCGAGGCGGCCCGGGGCCTGGTGCGCCTGCTCTCCACCCACGACACGCCCCGGGTGCGGACCGTGGTCGGCTCCCGGGAGCGGGCGGCCCAGGCGGCCGTGCTGCTGCTCACCTGCGAGGGCGTGCCGATGATCTTCTACGGCGACGAGGTGGGGCTGGAGGGCGGCGACGACCCCGACTGCCGCCGCTGCTACCCCTGGAACGACGAGGAGCCCCGTGACCTGGGCCTTCTCAGCCTCTACCGGCGGCTGGGCCGCATCCGCCGGGCCCTCCCGTGGCTGAACGACGGCGCCTGGCAGACCGTGCTGGCCGAGGGCGACCTGCTGGCCTACCTGCGCCTGCCCACCCCGCTGCACGCCCCCGAGCGCCCCGCCGGCGAGGAGGGGCTGCTGGTGGTGCTGAACGGCGGGACCGATTCGGTCGAGCTGGCCCTGCCCCCGGGCGACTGGGTCGACCTGCTGGCGGGCGAGATGCAGACCGGCCGGCTGGAGGGGGCGGGGCAGAGGGCGGCTGCGAAGGCGATCCGGCGGAAGAACGGAGGGAAGAGCGGGCAGGTGACCCTGCAGGTGTCTCACAGGGCACGCGGGCGGGCGCCTGGGCGAGCAGCCAGGCACGCAGCCGAGCAGCTCTCTGACCATGTGGCCTTGCAGGCGCCGGGGCGTGCGCTGGGGACCGTCACGCTGCGCCTGCCCCCGCTCGGGCTGGCCGTGCTCGCCCCGGCGTGGATGGAAGGGGTGGTGAAGGGATGA
- a CDS encoding alpha-amylase family glycosyl hydrolase: MRRAARLAAALVAVLLAASMRAALLASPAFAAGTSAYAAATAPASFASILAAAPAQARAEAAAPFESAPVSAGTRAAAAMAQTSLAPALPAAMAQTSLAPALPAAPARTSLASAFAAATARTPLASAPAAASATEPTDADRTWQDETIYFIMIDRFHNGDPSNDGPADPRNPRAWHGGDIQGIIDKLDYIQSLGFSAIWITPHVRNAGNDYHGYGAVDFFETDPHFGTNETVKRLVAEAHRRGMKVIFDIVVNHTGPANPLVTEHPDWFHPKRAITNWNDQTQVQEGWLFDLPDFDQSNPEVRQYILDYSRFWIETTDVDGFRLDTVKHVPHEFFTWYAAELQKIKPGFWLIGEDWENAPWRLAAYQEAGVTALLDFPTNAAARSAIAQGGSMRQLANQVKAVGATMPDPYEMGGFLDNHDMTRFVTEARDRPIERLKLGLTFLFTQRAIPILYYGTEIGMEGGNDPYNRNDFPWGEERDHEVVGFVQKLNEIRRSHPALRRGTVEELLATDAHYAYGRAAEDDTVVVVLSNATGPVTGLPVDVAPLGLADGTRLRDELTGREVQVSGGQVALDLDPLSGVILAPVPATPAGPRGIPGWAPAAALGGLAVLAGAVVLVRRARPGRTGS; the protein is encoded by the coding sequence ATGAGGCGTGCCGCTCGCCTCGCAGCGGCGCTGGTGGCGGTCTTGCTCGCCGCATCCATGCGGGCGGCGTTGCTGGCCTCACCCGCCTTCGCCGCCGGGACATCCGCCTACGCCGCGGCGACGGCGCCCGCATCGTTCGCATCGATCCTCGCCGCAGCGCCAGCCCAGGCCCGGGCAGAGGCCGCTGCCCCCTTCGAGTCCGCCCCTGTAAGCGCCGGAACCCGAGCCGCCGCAGCGATGGCCCAGACATCGCTGGCACCTGCCTTGCCGGCAGCGATGGCCCAGACATCGCTGGCACCTGCCTTGCCGGCAGCGCCTGCCCGGACATCGCTGGCATCCGCCTTCGCCGCGGCGACCGCCCGGACACCGCTCGCATCTGCCCCGGCGGCGGCATCGGCGACGGAACCCACCGATGCGGACCGCACCTGGCAGGACGAGACGATCTACTTCATCATGATCGACCGCTTCCACAACGGCGACCCGAGCAACGACGGGCCGGCCGATCCGCGGAATCCCCGGGCGTGGCACGGCGGCGACATCCAGGGCATCATCGACAAGCTGGACTACATCCAGTCGCTGGGCTTCAGCGCCATCTGGATCACCCCGCACGTGCGGAACGCCGGCAACGACTACCACGGCTACGGTGCCGTGGACTTCTTCGAGACCGACCCCCACTTCGGCACCAACGAGACGGTGAAGCGGCTGGTGGCCGAGGCCCACCGGCGGGGGATGAAGGTCATCTTCGACATCGTGGTCAACCACACCGGGCCGGCGAACCCGCTGGTCACCGAGCACCCGGACTGGTTCCACCCGAAGCGGGCCATCACCAACTGGAACGACCAGACGCAGGTGCAGGAGGGCTGGCTCTTCGACCTGCCCGACTTCGACCAGTCCAACCCGGAGGTGCGGCAGTACATCCTGGACTACTCCCGCTTCTGGATCGAGACCACCGACGTCGACGGCTTCCGCCTGGACACGGTGAAGCACGTGCCCCACGAGTTCTTCACCTGGTACGCCGCGGAGCTGCAGAAGATCAAGCCCGGCTTCTGGCTGATCGGCGAGGACTGGGAGAACGCCCCCTGGCGGCTGGCGGCCTACCAGGAAGCGGGCGTCACGGCGCTGTTGGACTTCCCCACCAACGCCGCCGCCCGGTCGGCCATTGCCCAGGGGGGCTCGATGCGCCAGCTGGCCAACCAGGTGAAGGCCGTCGGGGCCACGATGCCGGATCCCTATGAAATGGGCGGCTTCCTGGACAACCACGACATGACCCGGTTCGTCACCGAGGCCAGGGACCGGCCCATCGAGCGGCTGAAGCTCGGGCTGACGTTCCTGTTTACCCAGCGGGCCATCCCGATCCTCTACTACGGCACCGAGATCGGGATGGAGGGCGGCAACGACCCCTACAACCGGAACGACTTCCCCTGGGGGGAGGAGCGGGACCACGAGGTCGTCGGGTTTGTGCAGAAGTTGAACGAGATCCGCCGGAGCCACCCGGCCCTTCGCCGGGGGACGGTGGAGGAGCTGCTGGCCACCGACGCGCACTACGCCTACGGACGGGCGGCCGAGGACGACACGGTGGTCGTGGTCCTGAGCAACGCCACCGGGCCGGTCACCGGCCTGCCGGTGGACGTCGCGCCGCTCGGGCTCGCCGACGGCACCCGCCTGCGGGATGAGCTGACGGGCCGGGAGGTGCAGGTCAGCGGCGGGCAGGTGGCGCTGGACCTGGACCCGCTCTCCGGGGTCATCCTGGCGCCGGTCCCCGCCACGCCCGCAGGCCCGAGGGGGATCCCTGGGTGGGCGCCCGCGGCTGCGCTGGGCGGGCTGGCGGTGCTGGCCGGGGCGGTGGTCCTCGTCCGGCGTGCACGTCCGGGCCGGACGGGTTCGTAA